The nucleotide window TGACGTGTGCTTCACGGCGCCTGCGTCATTCTCCCGTCTTGTCGCTATGTGCCAGTGTACCCAGCCAAGCGGCGGAACCGCCACAGCGTGGCAGGACCCCAGTACATGGGGGGCCGGGCGGGGCTAGCAGAGCGGGCGCCGGTCCGCCGCAGCAACACCATGCCACCCAACCTGGGCAACGCTGGCATGCTGGGGAGGGCGTCTATGGAGGAGAGGATCTGTGGAAGTAAGAGAGCACCGCTCAAACTGCCCGTCTGAGGGAGGGGACGATGTCATGTTTTTAGATTGTTCATCTAGTTGGACAGGTATAAATGGCTTCACTAGTAAAAAAAATGATTCAAGCAAACAATATATTATTTTAAGAAGTCTTATCAAGTGAACCTTTCTTACTGCTCTGGCAGCCAAATGTACGTGTGTCTAGCAAGCACGTATCTAATATTTTTGCGCTTCATTTGGAATGGGCAGTTTTGCAGTGAAGTGTGTTCATCTGGTCCTTGATGACTGTACTTGTggattcctctcctcccagaccaGGTGGCAGATCCAGGCATGGTGAGGATCATCTGTGGCCACCACAACTGGATCGCTGTGGCCTACGCCCAGTTTGTCGTTTGCTACAGGTAAGGAAACCCAATGGGTGGCGTCCTTTTGATAGTGAATGCTCTTTGTAGCTACTGAACAGGACTTGGTGGGATGTACATCAAGGATGATGTGTACCAGGAGGATGTACACTAAGGTGACGGTGAACTAAGCTTTAGTGTGCTTGATggtccccttcccccccagagTGAAGGAGTCGACAGGCTGGCAGCAGGTGTTCACCAGTCCCCGGCTGGACTGGGTGATTGACAGGGTGGCCCTCAACGCCAAGGTGATGGGTGGCTCCCTTGGAGACAATGACAAGATGGTGGCAGTTGCCTCGGGAACTGAAATCATCCTCTGGACCATCTGTCCCGATGGCAATGGCAACGAGATTGGTGAGGcagcaagctgtgtgtgtgattgacagaCTGTCTAATTGGTGACTTGTAACTAGCAAGTAAAGTGTGACAATTCTTGTCGTGTATGATTGAAAGGAGGACGGAGCGGGCAGCTGTAGTAACCGGGTGCTGTtaccctcctgtcctctaggGGTGTTCAGTCTCAACGTTCCAGTGGAGGCTCTCTTCTTCGTTGGTAACCAGCTGATCGCCACCAGCCACACAGGGAAGGTGGGCGTGTGGAATGCCGTCACCAAGCACTGGCAGGTATTGAAAGACTCCCTGTTTTTGTTGAGAGACTTCCTGTTTTTGTTGCGAAAAAACGTGCTAAAGGTCTACTAGCTTCCACATGACATTTTGAATCATTTAAGCATTAGTTTGTATGACATCATCCatttgtgtctgtttttgtaGAACCAGGATGTGGTTCCCATCAACAGCTATGACACAGCCGGCTCCTTCCTCATCCTGGGCTGCAACAATGGATCCATTTACTACATAGGTACGAGAGGACCAATCACAGTGTTTAACACTGGGCTTGTCTCAATGAAGGCTGCTCTGACAGGACAGAGCAGTAAGATGCTGTTGGCTTCTGGGGATTCAGTCATTGCTGActctttgtctcttttcatTTACCCAGATGTCCAGAAGTTTCCGTTAAGGATGAAGGACAATGACTTGCTGGTGACTGAGCTGTACAGAGACCCGACTGAAGACGCCATCACGGCCCTCAGTGTCTACCTCACACCCAAAACAAGTATGGCCGCTCTGTTGACTAACAACATCCTGGTTATGTTTCTGTGTATGCTTCAGTCACTTTTAATGGTGTGGGTTTCAATTGAGTTATTGTGGTGTGGGTTTCAATCAGGttctggtgctgtgtgtgtgtgtgtgatgggtttCTGGGGTGTAAATTTGCATGCTACTAACCAACCGCCAGCTTGACCAGATGGGTGTTTGGTTGGGTTGGCTTGGGGGCAGAGCGCTCTGCAGAATCACTGCTCCACAAATCACCTCACAGGCTAGCCACTGAGTGACCCTTTTAAAGAGAAACGACACAACCTCAATTTCAGCAATCATTTTAGTCCGTcagtatataaaatataaacaaaACAACGACAAAAAACGAGGTTTTTGTGGTCAGTTTCTCTGTAAAGCTCAGCAGATCCCCCCCTTCCAGAGGGCCCCTCTGTCAGGCTGTGACGGAGTGCTGGTTAGATGTAAACTCCCCAGCATGCATTGCGGCTAAAGTGTTTAAATCTGGGGTTGAAGTCCCGCCTGGTCATGTGTGGTCAGGCGACAGCGGGAACTGGATCGAGATCGCCTACGGGACCAGTTCTGGGACGGTGCGTGTGATCGTGCAGCACCCGGAGACGGTGGGGTCGGGGCCGCAGCTCTTCCAGACCTTCTCTGTCCACCGCAGCCCCGTCACCAAGATCATGCTGTCTGAGAAACACCTGATCTCAGGTGAGCTTCAGCAGAAACACCGCAGAATCACCTCACCTCAGGTGAGCTTTATTAAGCTTCAGTCCGGTTAATCCGAAACACCTCATCCTAGGTCCGGTTAATCCGAAACACCTCATCCTAGGTCCGGTTAATCCGAAACACCTCATGCTAGGTCCGGTATATCAGAAACACAATGTCAATCTCGATCTGCGTGTGTcgctgtgtttcagtgtgtgcggACAACAACCATGTGCGCACCTGGACCGTGACCCGTTTCCGGGGCATGATCTCCACGCAGCCTGGCTCCACCCCTCTGACCTCCTTCAAGATCCTGGCGCTGGAGGACATTGACGAGCACGGGGGCTGCAGTGCCGGCACGGAGATAGGTAGGGACGCCCCCTGGAGGGGGCAGGTCAAGGGTCACGTGGGAGGGGCAGAGCATCTGACTGCAGGTCCATAGGTTACAGGCTCAAATTCCCCCCCTGTACTTTTCTTTGGATACAACTATCCGTTACATGAATACCTAATATGTTATATGGGTGGTCATATATATAGAGCTCTTCAAATAGCTGAAAACTATACATAATTGTAATAAATGGGATGATACATTTCCAGCAGTCCAAAGTTGAGCTCACAAAGGGAGGTCtggaatacatttacatgttttcatttagcggacgcttttatccaaagcgacttccacgagagaactttacaaagtgcataggtcactgataataacaacaagatagccccaaaacattgcgagtagccaaaacatgaagcacatattgtgaacaaccaaaataagtgctaaagggaagaaccagaagagcatgtagttaaacaagttacaattaaacaacatgaactgcTAAGTGCAGgcgtacctgtggaaaaacaagcaacaataaaaacaatatatcacagcgagtacaaaaatgCAACTcggttaccactaaccacaagagcaacaagtctctaagcaagagtcattgtgatccttgaggaaactaacatcgggtcaTGAATACCTGTAGTATATGTCTGTGGCATATGCTATGTGTttagatgtcagtgtgtgtgtgtgcgcgctctcCCCAGGTCCctacggagagagagatgaccagCAGGTGTTTATCCAGAGGGTCGTCCCAGACACAGACAAGCTCTATGTTCGACTCTCCTCCAACGGCAAGAGGTACCACTGTCTTTCTgctagtctgtctgtctgcccctgcctgtctctctgcccctgcccgtctctctgcctctctcttcctccatctgtaTTTCTACCTCAGTCGGTCTGTCTTCATCCCAAATCACAGTGTCAATCCACATAGTAGGAGCGATCCTTCAGCTTTGCTTGACCTCTAGCGGGggctctctgacctgtctctctgacctgtctctctggcctgtctctgaccagtctctctgacctgtctctctgacctgtctctctgacctgtctctctgaccaccagtctctctgacctgtctctgacctgtctctctgaccagtctctctgaccagtctctctgaccagtctctctgacctgtctctctgacccgtctctgacctgtctctctgaccagtctctctgacctgtctctctgacctgtctctctaaccagtctctctgacccgtctctgacctgtctctctaaccagtctctctgacccgtctctgacctgtctctctgacctgtctctctaaccagtctctctgacccgtctctgacctgtctctctaaccagtctctctgacccgtctctgacctgtctctctgaccagtctctctgacccgtctctgacctgtctctctaaccagtctctctgacccgtctctgacctgtctctctgaccagtctctctgaccagtctctctgacctgtctctctaaccagtctctctgacccgtctctgacctgtctctctgacctgtctctgacctgtctctgacctgtctctgacctgtctctctgacctgtctctctaaccagtctctctgacccgtctctgacctgtctctctaaccagtctctctgacccgtctctgacctgtctctctgacctgtctctctgaccagtctctctgaccagtctgtgacctgtctctctaaccagtctctctgacccgtctctgacctgtctctctaaccagtctctctgacccgtctctgaccagtctctctgaccagtctctctgacccgtctctgacctgtctctctaaccagtctctctgacccgtctctgacctgtctctctgacctgtctctctaaccagtctctctgacccgtctctgacctgtctctctaaccagtctctctgacccgtctctgacctgtctctctgaccagtctctctgacccgtctctgacctgtctctctaaccagtctctctgacccgtctctgacctgtctctctgaccagtctctctgaccagtctctctgaccagtctctctgacctgtctctctaaccagtctctctgacccgtctctgacctgtctctctgacctgtctctgacctgtctctctgacctgtctctctgaccagtctctctgacccgtctctgacctgtctctctgacccgtctctgacctgtctctctaaccagtctctctgacctgtctctctgacctgtctctctgaccagtctctctgacccgtctctgacctgtctctctaaccagtctctctgacccgtctctgacctgtctctctaaccagtctctctgacccgtctctgacctgtctctctaaccagtctctctgacccgtctctgacctgtctctctgaccagtctctctgacccgtctctgacctgtctctctgacctgtctctctgacccgtttctgacccgtctctgacctgtctctctaaccagtctctctgacccgtctctgacctgtctctctgacctgtctctctgctgcccccctggcagggtgtgtgaggtGCGCTCGGTGGACGGAACCTCCATCACAGCCTTCATGGTCCACGAGTGCGAGGGCTCCAGCCGCATCGGCTCGCGTCCACGGCGATACCTCTTCAGTGGCCATGGCAACGGCAGCATCCAGATGTGGGACCTGACGACAGCGATGGAGATTGCTGGGAAGGTGGACATCAGAGGTAAGACTAGCTAGAACAACTAACGAGTACACCGACTAGGACAACTATCTGTTACACTAGTCGTAAAAAATGTCCAGACAACAATACAATGATAGAGGTCGCTGGGAAGCAAGACATCAGAAGCTTGATATTATAGCGGGACTAGTAGAGAGTCAGGACTGGAGATGGAGAATTCTGATTGGATATTTTGGATTGGTTCTTTCCCAGCACTGGGCGGACCAAcagaggaggagctgctggAATTGTTGGACCAATGTGATCTGGCCTTGACCCGCACGCCTGACATGAGCCCCGCCCCTTCTCTTAGCCACTCCCATGCCTCCACGCCCCGggcctccacctgcaggtgaacacacacaggaaaaatgctgaaacacacactctctctctcacacacacacactcactcttttAAACAATACATCAAGTTGTCGCGCAATAAATTGTACTGTAAACTGTAGCTTCTCGCCTTTTTTAGTGACtgtctttgtttttatttgtaatcgtcatttctcttctcctctctctctctcccagcctccagtcccagcTGAGCGAGAGCTCCAGAGGGGATCGAGGAGGAGGTCGGGGTGTGTGTTCTGGTCCGTTCTCCGGCAGCCTCCCCCGCCCAGCTCCCCCGGTGCCCCTCAGCAAGCCCCGggacggggtcctgggggcccTGGGTCTGCAGCCCCAGCACCTGGGCCTCAGCCAGGCCTCCCTCACCAGCGGCAACGgcagcccccggcccccccgcaTGGCCCCCCAGGACAGAGAGCGGGAGGCGGGCGCCATGGGGTCTCTGCGCAGGGGCAGCTTTGTGGAGCGCTGTCAGGAGCTGGCCAAGGGCacggaggtggggggggggcccgggggcgAGGGGGCGCGGCGCAGCCTGGCGGGGTTCCCTGATCTGGAGGCCCGACGGGGGCTGAGGACCccgtcctccttctcctccggccccccctcctccgcctctcccCGTTCCCCCTCCCCGTTATCGCAGTCGGCGACACCGGCATCCTTGTGTCCGTCACAGCGAAGTCGACCCTCCGCCTCCTCGCCAAGCCACGCCCCCACGGGCCTCAGTCCAATCTGCTCCCAGACCCCAGTTTCCCCTCGCAGAATTGAGTCTCCGCCCATCGAGGAAGCCCTGCCCCCTTCCGAGGTTTCAGCCAGTCCGGAGAGCCCGCCCTCCACACCCCCGACCAGCCCAAAACCACCCATGAATGAAACCAGCTTCTGATTGGTTGCTGCCACAATAACCATCACTGTGACTGAGATGTGTGGCTGTGGAGTGGGCGTCGGTGTAAATGGTGTCACATGACTAATATACTTCCTGTTTGGGATGCTGTTCTGCTTCAAGACATAACTGTGATGTCAATCCACTGCTTCTTGTGGGGCTGAGTCTAAACTGGTGAAAGCTTATGACATGACATATATTTATAGATTACAGGTGGTAAGTAAGTAATACAGATGGTCAGTATAGCTTCCCGGGCCTCTTAAACACTCAGCAAATATCAATTATTTAAGTCAGAAAAGTCAGGTGGAAAAACTGTTTTTGTAGTAGGATTtggatctcctcctctcccccttcctcctctgctgTCTGGATGTTGTTGTGTCGGCACCTTCTGGCTTTCCTCACACCTGCACATCCCCCCTGActggtaggagagggagggttaggTGGTGGACACCAGCAAGCTGCTGCCTCTGTTTGGAGTTTCAGAGGACAGATGTTTCGGATCAATGTGTCTCACATTGGAAGTCTTCCTTCAGATAGGGCACATCCCTTTCTTAACATGttctataaaaaaatatataatattattCTTTCTAACCTGAGCTTAGAAACGAGGcagagtgtgtgggagagagggtgaagttTGTCTGATTATTCTTGAATCAATGTAAACACCAACATTTGTCTATGCATTCTCTGTTGAAGCCTGAAGTCTTTGCGAAGTTAAAGCATCAGCAGAACGCTCTTGGGGGTTGTTGCTAACCAAAAGAATGTATGTATCGAAAGTGAATGACCGATTTCTGAAAACAGTGTTGCACTGGAAATGACCCGAGTGCCTTCTTAATCATGAATGATGGTCTACACTGCCAAAACCTGTGGGTGTGTGAAACTCAAGGACCACTGTGTCCTGTCATGTGTCGTGTGTTAATTTTGTCTAAGTAACTAGTGTTTGACCGAGAcaagcgttgtgtgtgtgtgttccccagacCTGAGAAGGTCAAGTTTAGATAGGGTTCAGATGAGGTCGCATCAACCAACACTCATGTTCCGTCACCTGTATATCAACGTTATCATTTGATGTTTTACTTTATTACTGTCCGTTCGTCTCTGAGTGGGGATTGTTCTACTACAATGGAGGGCTACTTCCTACACTATCACTAAGAGCTTTAGCAGCAGTGTTACTAGCATTCAGCCTGTGAAGAGGCCGAGGTTTCCATGGAGCTGTTTGGGTGTTTTCCTAACGTTCCTGCCACTGGCCACACAGGGACTGTTCATATCACC belongs to Hypomesus transpacificus isolate Combined female chromosome 15, fHypTra1, whole genome shotgun sequence and includes:
- the shkbp1 gene encoding SH3KBP1-binding protein 1 isoform X1; this translates as MANMARTGDIIHLNVGGKRFSTSRQTLTWVPDSFFSSLLSGRISSLRDETGAIFIDRDPSLFAPILNFLRTKELHPRSINVHLLMHEAEFYGIAPLVRKLQLCDELDRSSCGNVLFNGYLPPPVYPAKRRNRHSVAGPQYMGGRAGLAERAPVRRSNTMPPNLGNAGMLGRASMEERICGNQVADPGMVRIICGHHNWIAVAYAQFVVCYRVKESTGWQQVFTSPRLDWVIDRVALNAKVMGGSLGDNDKMVAVASGTEIILWTICPDGNGNEIGVFSLNVPVEALFFVGNQLIATSHTGKVGVWNAVTKHWQNQDVVPINSYDTAGSFLILGCNNGSIYYIDVQKFPLRMKDNDLLVTELYRDPTEDAITALSVYLTPKTIPPGHVWSGDSGNWIEIAYGTSSGTVRVIVQHPETVGSGPQLFQTFSVHRSPVTKIMLSEKHLISVCADNNHVRTWTVTRFRGMISTQPGSTPLTSFKILALEDIDEHGGCSAGTEIGPYGERDDQQVFIQRVVPDTDKLYVRLSSNGKRVCEVRSVDGTSITAFMVHECEGSSRIGSRPRRYLFSGHGNGSIQMWDLTTAMEIAGKVDIRALGGPTEEELLELLDQCDLALTRTPDMSPAPSLSHSHASTPRASTCSLQSQLSESSRGDRGGGRGVCSGPFSGSLPRPAPPVPLSKPRDGVLGALGLQPQHLGLSQASLTSGNGSPRPPRMAPQDREREAGAMGSLRRGSFVERCQELAKGTEVGGGPGGEGARRSLAGFPDLEARRGLRTPSSFSSGPPSSASPRSPSPLSQSATPASLCPSQRSRPSASSPSHAPTGLSPICSQTPVSPRRIESPPIEEALPPSEVSASPESPPSTPPTSPKPPMNETSF
- the shkbp1 gene encoding SH3KBP1-binding protein 1 isoform X2 yields the protein MANMARTGDIIHLNVGGKRFSTSRQTLTWVPDSFFSSLLSGRISSLRDETGAIFIDRDPSLFAPILNFLRTKELHPRSINVHLLMHEAEFYGIAPLVRKLQLCDELDRSSCGNVLFNGYLPPPVYPAKRRNRHSVAGPQYMGGRAGLAERAPVRRSNTMPPNLGNAGMLGRASMEERICGNQVADPGMVRIICGHHNWIAVAYAQFVVCYRVKESTGWQQVFTSPRLDWVIDRVALNAKVMGGSLGDNDKMVAVASGTEIILWTICPDGNGNEIGVFSLNVPVEALFFVGNQLIATSHTGKVGVWNAVTKHWQNQDVVPINSYDTAGSFLILGCNNGSIYYIDVQKFPLRMKDNDLLVTELYRDPTEDAITALSVYLTPKTSDSGNWIEIAYGTSSGTVRVIVQHPETVGSGPQLFQTFSVHRSPVTKIMLSEKHLISVCADNNHVRTWTVTRFRGMISTQPGSTPLTSFKILALEDIDEHGGCSAGTEIGPYGERDDQQVFIQRVVPDTDKLYVRLSSNGKRVCEVRSVDGTSITAFMVHECEGSSRIGSRPRRYLFSGHGNGSIQMWDLTTAMEIAGKVDIRALGGPTEEELLELLDQCDLALTRTPDMSPAPSLSHSHASTPRASTCSLQSQLSESSRGDRGGGRGVCSGPFSGSLPRPAPPVPLSKPRDGVLGALGLQPQHLGLSQASLTSGNGSPRPPRMAPQDREREAGAMGSLRRGSFVERCQELAKGTEVGGGPGGEGARRSLAGFPDLEARRGLRTPSSFSSGPPSSASPRSPSPLSQSATPASLCPSQRSRPSASSPSHAPTGLSPICSQTPVSPRRIESPPIEEALPPSEVSASPESPPSTPPTSPKPPMNETSF